A window of Ipomoea triloba cultivar NCNSP0323 chromosome 2, ASM357664v1 contains these coding sequences:
- the LOC116010828 gene encoding uncharacterized protein LOC116010828 encodes MATGRPELGSIFRHKTQEDKSEILTLVEQWTVEEITDSDNNNKALNTITGSLDEGEFGLIAGCSSAKDAWEILEKLYEGDSSVKQTKMQQVHTRFEELRMKDEETIVEFNARVQELKNEAAVLGEPFSSDKLVRKILRSLPVRFRMKVTAIQESVGWEKKSVAELMSNLRTYEMDILSQENSSKKWKNVAFIAEGCDSDEEIEELDDEAVAMITRNFTKILKQINRRNRGGKNQTNRSNSSSSPSSNSYKSVGKSSNSNYMKNSGQTNQSGQYANQSRPNQWQQGPNQWQQGESKNKNKGIQCREFEGFGHIQVECATYLKRKKSMKVTTWSDEECSKETQDEDEEISGNFVAFTIAVTEPQSELDCYSDQEDVDKVSYEELEQSYVQLYKKWEILLKTHTTTNSKNEFLQKIIESLKKLVADKDAELVESRSQVKMLSTKLEALKRQIQMMNTTSTLNQILDSGTSIGIRTDANQRNLRKYIPTCHYCNKKGHTRPECYKFYNDQRTEKFQKKWITPVCRQIWVRKSDLVCYSMHLEKEQGKWYFDSGCSRHMTGNKEYLRNVIPYTGQVTFGDGIKGDIMGIGILNLAGLPSLSKVLLVHGLKVNLISISQLCDQKHNVGFTKYRCIVKDQENKTIMEGTRSSDNCYTLSTDLLCCRTTIDNTGLWHQRLGHMNYQDMNQLISHECVRGIPKFKVKETGICGHVNLENKLELLTNSITT; translated from the exons ATGGCTACTGGAAGGCCAGAACTAGGATCTATCTTCAGGCATAAG ACTCAAGAAGATAAATCTGAAATTCTGACTCTAGTCGAGCAATGGACTGTTGAAGAAATCACTGACAgcgacaacaacaacaaggcaCTCAATACTATTACTGGGTCACTCGATGAGGGCGAATTTGGTCTAATCGCTGGATGCAGCTCTGCAAAAGATGCATGGGAGATACTGGAAAAACTCTATGAAGGAGATTCGTCTGTCAAACAAACTAAGATGCAGCAAGTTCACACCAGATTTGAGGAACTGCGtatgaaagatgaagaaaccatAGTCGAATTCAACGCTAGGgttcaagaattgaagaatgaagCTGCCGTACTGGGTGAGCCGTTTTCATCGGATAAACTGGTTAGAAAAATTCTTCGATCCTTGCCGGTACGTTTCAGAATGAAAGTTACTGCAATTCAGGAAAGTGTAGGCTGGGAAAAGAAATCTGTTGCTGAATTGATGAGCAATCTGAGGACATATGAGATGGACATCCTATCTCAAGAAAATAGTTCCAAAAAGTGGAAGAATGTGGCCTTTATTGCTGAAGGATGTGACTCAGATGAAGAAATCGAAGAATTGGATGATGAAGCTGTGGCAATGATCACCAGAAACTTCACCAAGATCCTAAAACAGATAAATCGTAGAAACAGAGGAGGTAAGAATCAAACAAACAGATCAAACAGTTCTTCCTCACCTTCATCAAATTCATATAAATCTGTTGGAAAATCATCAAATTCGAACTACATGAAGAACTCCGGTCAGACAAATCAATCTGGACAATATGCAAATCAGTCACGACCTAATCAATGGCAACAGGGTCCTAATCAATGGCAACAGGGTGAAAGTaaaaacaagaataaaggaaTTCAGTGCAGAGAATTTGAAGGTTTTGGACATATCCAGGTAGAATGTGCCACTTATCTCAAAAGAAAGAAATCCATGAAAGTTACCacctggagtgatgaagaatgcTCAAAAGAAAcgcaagatgaagatgaagaaatttcaGGGAACTTTGTAGCATTCACTATTGCTGTGACTGAACCCCAGTCCGAATTGGATTGTTACTCAGATCAGGAAGACGTAGACAAGGTGTCCTATGAAGAACTTGAACAATCTTACGTTCAACTGTACAAGAAATGGGAGATTCTCTTGAAAACTCACACGACAACCAATTCCAAGAATGAATTCCTGCAAAAGATCATTGAATCACTGAAGAAACTAGTTGCTGACAAGGATGCTGAACTAGTTGAGTCCAGATCTCAAGTGAAGATGCTATCAACTAAATTGGAAGCTCTAAAAAGGCAAATTCAAATGATGAACACAACATCAACTCTAAATCAGATACTTGACTCTG GCACAAGTATTGGGATAAGGACAGATGCGAATCAGAGAAACCTCAGAAAATATATTCCGACATGTCACTACTGCAACAAGAAAGGGCATACAAGACCAGAATGCTATAAGTTTTACAATGATCAAAGAACAGAAAAATTTCAGAAGAAATGGATCACCCCTGTCTGTCGACAAATCTGGGTAAGAAAGTCAGATCTAGTCTGTTATTCTATGCATCTGGAAAAAGAACAGGGAAAATGGTATTTTGACAGCGGTTGTTCTAGACATATGACCGGTAACAAAGAGTATCTTAGGAATGTGATACCGTATACTGGACAAGTAACCTTTGGTGACGGAATCAAAGGTGATATTATGGGAATCGGTATTCTCAATTTAGCTGGGCTGCCCTCCCTATCAAAAGTTCTACTGGTGCACGGTCTAAAAGTAAATCTGATAAGCATCAGTCAATTGTGCGACCAAAAACACAACGTGGGATTCACTAAATATCGATGCATTGTCAAGGATCAAGAAAACAAAACTATCATGGAAGGTACAAGATCCTCTGATAATTGTTATACTTTATCTACTGATCTTTTGTGTTGCAGAACTACTATTGACAATACAGGGCTATGGCATCAAAGACTTGGACATATGAACTATCAAGACATGAATCAACTCATAAGCCATGAATGTGTAAGGGGCATACCCAAGTTCAAAGTCAAGGAAACTGGCATTTGCGGCCATGTCAACTTGGAAAACAAACTAGAGCTCCTCACAAATTCTATAACCACATAG